In a genomic window of Stegostoma tigrinum isolate sSteTig4 chromosome 45, sSteTig4.hap1, whole genome shotgun sequence:
- the lamtor4 gene encoding ragulator complex protein LAMTOR4 encodes MASTLTQGLERIPDQLGYLVISEDGVLSSAGELENDEHAAGVIMRMMQTAVKLSMNGSSEPFFKRMSVVFGEHTYMATISGQKVFVVKRHNNPHEAVEV; translated from the exons GCATCGACTTTGACACAAGGCTTGGAGAGAATCCCAGACCAGCTGGGTTACCTGGTCATCAGTGAAGATGGAGTCCTCTCC TCGGCAGGTGAGCTGGAGAATGATGAACATGCTGCAGGAGTGATCATGCGCATGATGCAGACGGCTGTCAAACTCTCTATGAATGGCAGCAGCGAGCCTTTCTTCAAGAGGATGTCTG TGGTATTCGGAGAGCACACGTATATGGCGACAATTTCTGGTCAGAAAGTATTTGTGGTTAAAAGGCACAATAACCCTCATGAGGCGGTTGAAGTGTAA